Proteins co-encoded in one Corylus avellana chromosome ca9, CavTom2PMs-1.0 genomic window:
- the LOC132162636 gene encoding casparian strip membrane protein 1-like, whose protein sequence is MRSGDSTTIDVPESKKDVPESSAIAKGKAPLVAVVVKQRGGWKRGVAIFDFLLRIGAIVAALAAASIMGTSQETLPFFTQFFQFQASYDDLPTFQFFVIAMAIVSGYLVLSLPFSIVSIVRPQAVGPRILLLIFDTVALTLNTSAAAAAAAIVYLAHNGNSNTNWLAICQQFGDFCQEVSGAVVAAFVSVVVFMFLILLSALAIRKP, encoded by the exons ATGAGGAGCGGTGATTCAACCACAATTGATGTTCCAGAGTCAAAAAAAGATGTTCCAGAGTCAAGCGCCATTGCTAAAGGAAAAGCACCTCTTGTGGCTGTTGTTGTCAAGCAGAGGGGTGGATGGAAAAGGGGAGTTGCCATATTCGACTTCCTCCTTAGGATTGGGGCTATAGTAGCTGCTCTAGCCGCAGCCTCCATCATGGGTACCAGTCAGGAGACCCTTCCCTTCTTCACCCAGTTCTTCCAGTTCCAAGCCAGTTATGATGATTTGCCCACTTTCCA GTTTTTCGTGATAGCAATGGCAATAGTCAGTGGCTACCTAGTGCTTTCCCTTCCCTTCTCCATAGTATCCATCGTTCGGCCCCAAGCAGTCGGACCAAGAATTCTCCTACTCATTTTCGACACA GTGGCGCTTACTCTAAACACTTCCGCTGCGGCGGCGGCTGCGGCTATAGTCTACTTGGCTCACAATGGCAATTCCAACACCAACTGGCTTGCCATCTGCCAGCAATTTGGTGACTTCTGCCAGGAAGTCAGTGGGGCTGTGGTGGCGGCGTTCGTTTCGGTGGTTGTGTTCATGTTCCTGATTCTTCTGTCTGCTTTGGCCATCCGAAAGCCTTGA
- the LOC132191903 gene encoding mRNA-decapping enzyme-like protein isoform X2 — protein MSQTGKLMPNLDQQSTKMLNLTVLQRMDPFIEEILITAAHVTFYAFNIESSQWSRKDVEGSLFVVKRNTQPRFQFIVMNRRNTDNLVENLLGDFEYELQVPYLLYRNASQEVNGIWFYNPQECKDVGNLFTSEFEELEAVSTMSVMEGSLEPSSSATDAPEDSSFRNIFSAATSIGNSGSNLANSRQSAQPAYPSSAAIPLSSHSPSVVSSPAPTLQIPSLSLLSSSNPTPLQDTLDPISNSNRGTNLLKPSSFFAPPSSSALIMPPISSSVPTAPSLNLQRPYGTPMPHPFPLSTPLSSLTPSSASPIDGLLISRDRVRDALLVLVQDDQFIDMFYKALVKVHHP, from the exons ATGTCTCAGACCggaaaattgatgcccaatctCGACCAGCAGAGCACCAAAATGCTCAACCTCACCGTGCTCCAGAGAATGGACCCCTTCATCGAAGAGATTCTCATCACCGCGGCGCACGTTACGTTCTATGCGTTCAACATCGAGAGCAGCCAATGG AGTCGTAAAGACGTTGAAGGATCTCTTTTTGTCGTTAAAAG GAATACTCAACCGCGGTTCCAATTCATTGTAATGAATCGGCGTAACACAG ATAACCTAGTGGAGAATCTTTTGGGAGATTTTGAGTATGAACTTCAAGTTCCATATCTGTTGTACCGGAATGCATCCCAAGAGGTTAATGGTATTTGGTTTTACAATCCACAGGAGTGTAAGGATGTTGGAAACCTATTTACTAG TGAGTTTGAGGAACTTGAAGCAGTCTCAACCATGTCGGTGATGGAAGGTTCTCTGGAGCCATCATCATCTGCCACTGATGCTCCCGAAGATTCTTCCTTTCGAAACATTTTTAGT GCAGCTACGAGTATTGGAAACAGTGGTTCAAATCTAGCGAACTCAAGACAGTCAGCACAGCCCGCCTACCCTTCTTCTGCAGCTATCCCTTTATCTTCTCATTCACCCAGTGTTGTTTCTTCTCCTGCACCAACTCTACAAATACCATCACTCTCTCTTCTGTCTTCATCTAATCCAACCCCACTCCAAGACACTCTTGATCCAATCAGCAACAGCAATCGGGGCACTAATCTTCTGAAGCCCTCTTCATTCTTTGCACCCCCTTCCTCGTCTGCATTGATAATGCCACCCATCTCTTCATCTGTACCAACTGCTCCTTCACTGAATTTGCAACGCCCATATGGCACTCCAATGCCTCACCCCTTTCCACTATCTACTCCACTATCGTCTCTTACTCCTAGTTCTGCTTCTCCGATTGATGGACTGCTTATTAGCAGAGACAGAGTACGTGATGCACTTCTGGTGCTTGTTCAG GACGATCaatttattgacatgttttACAAAGCATTGGTGAAGGTGCACCATCCATGA
- the LOC132192001 gene encoding mitochondrial fission protein ELM1-like isoform X1 gives MRPIRLPEPPGGLSAVPEIFEGGLYGAIRRVVVIGNGFAGAENQSIGLVRALGLSGRQSLYRVTRPRGGINEWLHWLPVSLHKKLEYLMWRICGERRFEVIVKGKKVMPLSVETSGLSDVLEADAKHIAKMARETFEKDGPLLVVASGRDTISISSSIKCLAPDNVFVVQIQHPRSHLNRFDMVITPFHDYYPLTPHAQKQIPRFLRRWITPREPPGKNVILTVGALHQADSAALRNAASAWYDELAPLPKPLLVVNVGGPTRNCPYGKDLAMNLAGMLQNVLWSCGSVRISFSRRTPEKVSKILVREFSTNPKVFIWDGEGPNPHMGHLAWADAFVITADSVSMLSEACSTGKPVYVIGAELCTWKFADFQKSLQERGVVRPFTGKEDISESWSYPPLNDTTEAANHVNLALAEHGWSIRTY, from the exons ATGAGACCAATCAGGCTTCCCGAACCGCCCGGCGGGTTGTCGGCCGTGCCTGAGATATTCGAAGGTGGGTTATACGGCGCAATCAGGCGGGTGGTTGTGATCGGAAACGGTTTTGCGGGCGCGGAGAATCAGAGCATTGGTTTGGTCCGTGCTCTCGGTCTTTCTGGTCGCCAATCCTTATAT CGTGTTACAAGGCCAAGAGGAGGAATCAATGAGTGGCTTCATTGGCTTCCAGTTTCTCTGCACAAAAAACTAGAGTATCTCATGTGGCGAATTTGTGGCGAGAGGAGATTTGAAGTCATAGTGAAAGGGAAAAAAGTGATGCCTCTTTCTGTTGAAACAAGTG GCCTCTCTGATGTTCTAGAAGCTGATGCAAAGCACATTGCGAAAATGGCTCGTGAAACGTTTGAGAA AGACGGCCCATTATTGGTGGTTGCATCTGGCCGGGATACCATTTCTATTTCGAGCTCCATAAAATGTTTAGCTCCTGATAATGTCTTTGTGGTTCAG ATACAACATCCAAGGTCGCATTTGAATAGGTTTGACATGGTAATTACTCCTTTTCATGATTACTACCCGTTGACTCCTCATGCACAGAAGCAAATTCCTCGGTTTCTCCGCAGGTGGATAACCCCACGTGAACCTCCTGGCAAAAATGTG ATTCTCACTGTGGGAGCTCTTCATCAGGCTGATTCTGCTGCACTTAGGAATGCTGCTTCAGCCTGGTATGATGAGTTGGCACCACTTCCAAAGCCCTTGCTTGTGGTCAATGTTGGAGGGCCTACAA GAAACTGTCCATATGGCAAGGATCTTGCAATGAATTTAGCGGGTATGCTGCAGAATGTACTTTGGAGTTGTGGAAGTGTCAGGATATCTTTCTCAAGAAGAACTCCTGAGAAG GTGTCCAAAATTCTAGTAAGAGAATTTAGTACTAATCCTAAGGTTTTCATTTGGGATGGTGAAG GTCCGAATCCACATATGGGGCATCTAGCTTGGGCTGATGCTTTTGTCATTACAGCTGATTCAGTAAGTATGTTGAGTGAGGCTTGCAGTACTGG GAAGCCTGTTTATGTAATTGGTGCTGAGCTGTGTACATGGAAGTTTGCTGACTTCCAGAAGTCTCTTCAAGAGCGAGGAGTTGTTCGACCGTTCACTGGTAAAGAGGAT ATATCGGAGAGCTGGAGCTATCCTCCACTTAATGATACAACAGAGGCTGCTAACCATGTGAATTTGGCGCTTGCTGAGCATGGATGGAGTATACGCACATATTAG
- the LOC132191903 gene encoding mRNA-decapping enzyme-like protein isoform X1 has product MSQTGKLMPNLDQQSTKMLNLTVLQRMDPFIEEILITAAHVTFYAFNIESSQWSRKDVEGSLFVVKRNTQPRFQFIVMNRRNTDNLVENLLGDFEYELQVPYLLYRNASQEVNGIWFYNPQECKDVGNLFTRILNAYSKVPSKLKVSSSKSEFEELEAVSTMSVMEGSLEPSSSATDAPEDSSFRNIFSAATSIGNSGSNLANSRQSAQPAYPSSAAIPLSSHSPSVVSSPAPTLQIPSLSLLSSSNPTPLQDTLDPISNSNRGTNLLKPSSFFAPPSSSALIMPPISSSVPTAPSLNLQRPYGTPMPHPFPLSTPLSSLTPSSASPIDGLLISRDRVRDALLVLVQDDQFIDMFYKALVKVHHP; this is encoded by the exons ATGTCTCAGACCggaaaattgatgcccaatctCGACCAGCAGAGCACCAAAATGCTCAACCTCACCGTGCTCCAGAGAATGGACCCCTTCATCGAAGAGATTCTCATCACCGCGGCGCACGTTACGTTCTATGCGTTCAACATCGAGAGCAGCCAATGG AGTCGTAAAGACGTTGAAGGATCTCTTTTTGTCGTTAAAAG GAATACTCAACCGCGGTTCCAATTCATTGTAATGAATCGGCGTAACACAG ATAACCTAGTGGAGAATCTTTTGGGAGATTTTGAGTATGAACTTCAAGTTCCATATCTGTTGTACCGGAATGCATCCCAAGAGGTTAATGGTATTTGGTTTTACAATCCACAGGAGTGTAAGGATGTTGGAAACCTATTTACTAG GATTCTTAATGCGTATTCAAAAGTTCCTTCAAAGTTAAAAGTATCTTCAAGCAAAAG TGAGTTTGAGGAACTTGAAGCAGTCTCAACCATGTCGGTGATGGAAGGTTCTCTGGAGCCATCATCATCTGCCACTGATGCTCCCGAAGATTCTTCCTTTCGAAACATTTTTAGT GCAGCTACGAGTATTGGAAACAGTGGTTCAAATCTAGCGAACTCAAGACAGTCAGCACAGCCCGCCTACCCTTCTTCTGCAGCTATCCCTTTATCTTCTCATTCACCCAGTGTTGTTTCTTCTCCTGCACCAACTCTACAAATACCATCACTCTCTCTTCTGTCTTCATCTAATCCAACCCCACTCCAAGACACTCTTGATCCAATCAGCAACAGCAATCGGGGCACTAATCTTCTGAAGCCCTCTTCATTCTTTGCACCCCCTTCCTCGTCTGCATTGATAATGCCACCCATCTCTTCATCTGTACCAACTGCTCCTTCACTGAATTTGCAACGCCCATATGGCACTCCAATGCCTCACCCCTTTCCACTATCTACTCCACTATCGTCTCTTACTCCTAGTTCTGCTTCTCCGATTGATGGACTGCTTATTAGCAGAGACAGAGTACGTGATGCACTTCTGGTGCTTGTTCAG GACGATCaatttattgacatgttttACAAAGCATTGGTGAAGGTGCACCATCCATGA
- the LOC132192001 gene encoding mitochondrial fission protein ELM1-like isoform X2 → MRPIRLPEPPGGLSAVPEIFEGGLYGAIRRVVVIGNGFAGAENQSIGLVRALGLSGRQSLYRVTRPRGGINEWLHWLPVSLHKKLEYLMWRICGERRFEVIVKGKKVMPLSVETSGLSDVLEADAKHIAKMARETFEKDGPLLVVASGRDTISISSSIKCLAPDNVFVVQIQHPRSHLNRFDMVITPFHDYYPLTPHAQKQIPRFLRRWITPREPPGKNVILTVGALHQADSAALRNAASAWYDELAPLPKPLLVVNVGGPTRNCPYGKDLAMNLAGMLQNVLWSCGSVRISFSRRTPEKVSKILVREFSTNPKVFIWDGEGPNPHMGHLAWADAFVITADSEACLCNWC, encoded by the exons ATGAGACCAATCAGGCTTCCCGAACCGCCCGGCGGGTTGTCGGCCGTGCCTGAGATATTCGAAGGTGGGTTATACGGCGCAATCAGGCGGGTGGTTGTGATCGGAAACGGTTTTGCGGGCGCGGAGAATCAGAGCATTGGTTTGGTCCGTGCTCTCGGTCTTTCTGGTCGCCAATCCTTATAT CGTGTTACAAGGCCAAGAGGAGGAATCAATGAGTGGCTTCATTGGCTTCCAGTTTCTCTGCACAAAAAACTAGAGTATCTCATGTGGCGAATTTGTGGCGAGAGGAGATTTGAAGTCATAGTGAAAGGGAAAAAAGTGATGCCTCTTTCTGTTGAAACAAGTG GCCTCTCTGATGTTCTAGAAGCTGATGCAAAGCACATTGCGAAAATGGCTCGTGAAACGTTTGAGAA AGACGGCCCATTATTGGTGGTTGCATCTGGCCGGGATACCATTTCTATTTCGAGCTCCATAAAATGTTTAGCTCCTGATAATGTCTTTGTGGTTCAG ATACAACATCCAAGGTCGCATTTGAATAGGTTTGACATGGTAATTACTCCTTTTCATGATTACTACCCGTTGACTCCTCATGCACAGAAGCAAATTCCTCGGTTTCTCCGCAGGTGGATAACCCCACGTGAACCTCCTGGCAAAAATGTG ATTCTCACTGTGGGAGCTCTTCATCAGGCTGATTCTGCTGCACTTAGGAATGCTGCTTCAGCCTGGTATGATGAGTTGGCACCACTTCCAAAGCCCTTGCTTGTGGTCAATGTTGGAGGGCCTACAA GAAACTGTCCATATGGCAAGGATCTTGCAATGAATTTAGCGGGTATGCTGCAGAATGTACTTTGGAGTTGTGGAAGTGTCAGGATATCTTTCTCAAGAAGAACTCCTGAGAAG GTGTCCAAAATTCTAGTAAGAGAATTTAGTACTAATCCTAAGGTTTTCATTTGGGATGGTGAAG GTCCGAATCCACATATGGGGCATCTAGCTTGGGCTGATGCTTTTGTCATTACAGCTGATTCA GAAGCCTGTTTATGTAATTGGTGCTGA